Proteins found in one Actinokineospora alba genomic segment:
- a CDS encoding site-2 protease family protein — MASTTAPRAPGGLLLFRYSGVPVVLAPSWWLGAAAVVVFYTPLVGRLLPGATMLTSVLLATAFAVLLGLSVLAHELGHCVVALRLGLPVRRLRLFLLGGLSEIVRTPSKPGHEGAIAAAGPAVSVLLAAVFGLAAMVMPASGPVWVLVLECAFANAAVAVFNLLPGLPLDGGRMLRAGVWALTGRRGAGTRAAVVGGWAVATLLVLWALWGLATEAPDRWLRLGVCLLTAWFVGAGAGGELAHERQRTWPAGLRLSDLVRPILQLPAESPVADALGAAAGRGVVLVRADGVAAGLLDEIAARELAERSPHAPAELAAEPIRPESVLLAAESGEDIIDRVHQTASWQFLVVDDEGRPSGVLHRDDLRAALDRGVD, encoded by the coding sequence ATGGCGAGCACCACGGCACCCCGCGCGCCCGGCGGCCTGCTCTTGTTCCGCTACAGCGGGGTTCCGGTCGTCCTCGCGCCGTCGTGGTGGCTCGGCGCGGCGGCCGTGGTCGTCTTCTACACCCCGCTCGTCGGCAGGCTGCTGCCCGGCGCGACCATGCTCACCTCGGTGCTGCTGGCCACCGCCTTCGCCGTCCTGCTCGGGCTTTCGGTGCTCGCGCACGAACTCGGACACTGCGTGGTCGCGCTGCGCCTCGGTCTGCCCGTGCGCAGGCTTCGGCTGTTCCTGCTCGGCGGGCTGTCGGAGATCGTCCGCACCCCCAGCAAACCCGGCCACGAAGGCGCGATCGCCGCCGCCGGGCCCGCCGTGTCGGTGCTGCTCGCCGCCGTGTTCGGCCTCGCCGCCATGGTGATGCCCGCGTCCGGCCCGGTGTGGGTGCTGGTCCTGGAGTGCGCTTTCGCCAACGCCGCCGTCGCCGTGTTCAACCTGCTGCCCGGTCTTCCCCTCGACGGCGGCCGGATGCTGCGCGCGGGTGTCTGGGCACTCACCGGCAGGCGTGGCGCGGGCACCCGGGCCGCGGTGGTGGGCGGCTGGGCGGTCGCGACCCTGCTCGTCCTGTGGGCGCTGTGGGGCCTGGCCACCGAGGCGCCGGACCGCTGGCTGCGGCTGGGCGTGTGCCTGCTGACCGCGTGGTTCGTCGGCGCGGGCGCGGGCGGCGAACTGGCCCACGAGCGGCAGCGGACCTGGCCCGCGGGGCTGCGGCTCAGCGACCTGGTCCGTCCCATTCTGCAACTGCCCGCCGAGAGCCCGGTCGCCGACGCGCTCGGCGCCGCCGCGGGCCGCGGGGTCGTGCTCGTGCGCGCCGACGGGGTCGCCGCGGGCCTGCTGGACGAGATCGCCGCCCGCGAACTCGCCGAGCGCTCGCCGCACGCGCCCGCCGAACTCGCCGCCGAGCCGATCCGCCCGGAGTCGGTGCTGCTGGCCGCCGAATCCGGCGAGGACATCATCGACCGCGTCCACCAGACCGCCTCCTGGCAGTTTCTCGTGGTCGACGACGAAGGCCGCCCGAGCGGCGTGCTGCACCGTGACGATCTCCGCGCCGCACTCGACCGAGGGGTTGACTGA
- a CDS encoding flagellar basal body-associated FliL family protein, protein MTYPPQQPGPYGQDPQGQPDPYGQQQPYGQPGYGQQPGQQPAWGQPQGYDQTQQYGQVPQDPYNAPDPYSQQQQQQFGGYGPGGVPPKSNTGKIVAIVAIALLVLGGAGTGVYFLTKGDDKPSTTAGTDSTSSAKPKPTTTEEEPTESSEETTTTTKKSSGGGGAGGGGADIAAAGQKYADAVNAKDEAAAKALTCDGTDPGIMYTSVTDGGADAKVTVVGEPTLYGDENGKVDTEVVIGGSSPIKFPIVFEKKSKGWCVSL, encoded by the coding sequence ATGACCTACCCACCACAGCAGCCCGGCCCGTACGGCCAAGACCCGCAGGGTCAGCCCGACCCCTACGGCCAGCAGCAGCCCTATGGCCAGCCCGGTTACGGCCAGCAGCCGGGCCAGCAGCCCGCGTGGGGCCAGCCGCAGGGCTATGACCAGACCCAGCAGTACGGCCAGGTCCCCCAGGACCCGTACAACGCCCCGGATCCGTACTCCCAGCAGCAGCAACAGCAGTTCGGCGGGTACGGGCCGGGCGGTGTGCCGCCCAAGAGCAACACCGGCAAGATCGTGGCGATCGTCGCGATCGCGCTGCTCGTGCTCGGCGGCGCCGGGACCGGCGTGTACTTCCTGACCAAGGGCGACGACAAGCCGAGCACCACGGCCGGGACGGATTCGACCTCGTCGGCGAAGCCGAAGCCCACGACGACCGAGGAGGAGCCCACCGAGTCCTCCGAGGAGACGACCACCACCACGAAGAAGTCCTCCGGCGGCGGTGGCGCGGGCGGTGGCGGCGCGGACATCGCGGCGGCGGGCCAGAAGTACGCCGACGCGGTCAACGCCAAGGATGAGGCCGCGGCCAAGGCGCTGACCTGCGACGGGACCGACCCCGGGATCATGTACACCTCGGTCACCGACGGTGGCGCCGACGCCAAGGTGACGGTGGTCGGCGAGCCCACGCTCTACGGCGACGAGAACGGCAAGGTCGACACCGAGGTCGTGATCGGGGGCAGCTCGCCGATCAAGTTCCCGATCGTGTTCGAGAAGAAGTCCAAGGGCTGGTGCGTCTCGCTCTGA
- a CDS encoding tRNA (adenine-N1)-methyltransferase, protein MSARKVSGPFEAGDRVQLTDPKGRHYTLVLETGEKYHTHRGALAHDDIIGQPEGSVVSSAAGTSYLALRPLLSDYVLSMPRGAQVIYPKDAAQIVMQGDIFPGARVLEAGAGSGALTCSLLRAVGPTGSVTSYEIRQDHADHAERNVVQFYGEHPENWTLTVSDLAEHSGEVDRVILDMLAPWEQLGVVAENLIPGGVLVVYVATTTQLSKVTEALREQTCWTEPQAWETLIRPWHVVGLAVRPEHRMIGHTAFLLTARRLADGVVAPRPQRRPSKG, encoded by the coding sequence GTGTCGGCACGCAAGGTCAGCGGTCCCTTCGAGGCAGGGGACCGGGTACAGCTCACCGACCCCAAGGGCAGGCACTACACCCTGGTCCTCGAGACGGGCGAGAAGTACCACACCCACCGTGGTGCGCTCGCCCACGACGACATCATCGGCCAGCCAGAGGGCTCCGTGGTCAGCTCCGCGGCGGGCACGTCCTACCTGGCGCTGCGCCCGCTGCTGTCGGACTACGTGCTGTCGATGCCGCGCGGCGCGCAGGTGATCTACCCGAAGGACGCCGCCCAGATCGTCATGCAGGGCGACATCTTCCCGGGCGCGCGCGTGCTCGAGGCCGGGGCGGGCTCCGGCGCGCTGACCTGCTCGCTGCTGCGCGCGGTCGGCCCCACGGGCAGCGTCACGTCCTATGAGATCCGCCAGGACCACGCCGACCACGCCGAGCGCAACGTGGTCCAGTTCTACGGGGAGCACCCCGAGAACTGGACGCTGACCGTGTCCGACCTGGCCGAGCACTCCGGCGAGGTCGACCGGGTCATCCTGGACATGCTGGCCCCGTGGGAGCAGCTCGGCGTGGTCGCGGAGAACCTCATCCCCGGCGGCGTGCTGGTCGTCTACGTGGCGACCACGACCCAGCTGTCGAAGGTCACCGAGGCGCTGCGCGAGCAGACCTGCTGGACCGAGCCGCAGGCCTGGGAGACGCTCATCCGGCCGTGGCACGTCGTCGGCCTGGCCGTGCGCCCCGAGCACCGCATGATCGGGCACACCGCGTTCCTGCTGACCGCTCGCAGGCTCGCCGACGGCGTGGTCGCCCCCCGGCCGCAGCGCCGCCCCAGCAAGGGCTAG
- a CDS encoding RecB family exonuclease: MFSGPGTEPGSTPDAAAAPRRPALSPSRAGDFKQCPLLYRFRAVDRLPETPTKAQVRGTVVHAVLEQLYALPADERQPDRAHAMIAPTWERLSAEEPGLTAIFDGESVEEQLAAWLESAGGLVDGYFELEDPRRLQPEACELLVETELDSGVLLRGYIDRLDVAPTGEIRVVDYKTGVAPREIGEAKALFQMKFYALALWRLRGVVPRQLRLMYLADRQSLAYTPDEAELSRFERTLDAIWTAILRAAPTGDFRPNKTKLCDWCSHQAICPAFGGTPPAYPGWPEPDSGDETILERAD, translated from the coding sequence ATGTTCTCCGGACCAGGAACGGAACCCGGCTCGACGCCCGACGCGGCGGCGGCGCCGCGGCGACCGGCGCTGTCACCGTCACGCGCGGGCGATTTCAAGCAATGCCCGCTGCTCTACCGGTTCCGCGCGGTGGACCGGCTGCCGGAGACACCGACGAAGGCGCAGGTCCGCGGCACGGTCGTGCACGCGGTCCTGGAACAGCTCTACGCGCTGCCCGCCGACGAGCGCCAGCCCGACCGGGCCCACGCGATGATCGCGCCGACGTGGGAGCGGTTGTCGGCGGAGGAGCCGGGGCTGACCGCGATCTTCGACGGCGAGAGCGTCGAGGAGCAGCTGGCGGCGTGGCTGGAGTCCGCGGGCGGGTTGGTCGACGGGTACTTCGAGCTGGAGGACCCGCGCAGGCTGCAGCCCGAGGCGTGCGAGCTGCTGGTCGAGACCGAGCTCGACTCGGGGGTCCTGCTGCGCGGCTACATCGACCGCCTCGACGTCGCGCCGACCGGCGAGATCCGGGTGGTCGACTACAAGACGGGCGTCGCGCCACGCGAGATCGGCGAGGCGAAGGCCTTGTTCCAGATGAAGTTCTACGCGCTGGCCCTGTGGCGGCTGCGGGGCGTGGTCCCCCGCCAGCTGCGGCTGATGTACCTGGCCGACCGCCAGTCCCTGGCCTACACCCCGGACGAAGCCGAGCTGTCCCGCTTCGAACGCACCCTCGACGCCATCTGGACCGCCATCCTCCGCGCCGCACCCACCGGCGACTTCCGGCCGAACAAGACGAAACTATGCGATTGGTGTTCCCACCAAGCGATCTGCCCCGCCTTCGGCGGCACCCCACCGGCGTATCCGGGCTGGCCGGAGCCGGACTCGGGGGACGAGACGATCTTGGAACGGGCCGACTGA
- a CDS encoding flagellar basal body-associated FliL family protein, whose protein sequence is MTYPPQQPGPYGPQGPYGQQPDPFAGQTAYQGLGGYPGGGEPPAPKNTGKIVAIVAIAVLVLGGGGAAAYFLTKGDDKPSTAAPASSESSKPEPSESDKPKPTKSTKPGTDTGNAASPEDIVTAYIAAYEKKDFSTVTAEACEPYKKKYGTDTSSLEDKLSKYEVKGTAKGDPEVKGSVATAEIDLVLTPETGEPKPAHIRIKIVKEDGVWRFCGEETA, encoded by the coding sequence ATGACCTACCCACCGCAGCAGCCCGGCCCATACGGCCCGCAGGGGCCGTACGGCCAGCAGCCTGACCCGTTCGCCGGGCAGACCGCGTACCAGGGCCTCGGTGGCTACCCCGGCGGCGGCGAGCCGCCCGCGCCGAAGAACACCGGCAAGATCGTGGCCATCGTGGCCATCGCGGTGCTGGTGCTCGGCGGCGGCGGAGCGGCCGCGTATTTCCTGACCAAGGGTGACGACAAGCCCTCGACGGCGGCTCCCGCGAGCTCGGAGTCGTCCAAGCCCGAGCCGTCGGAGTCCGACAAGCCCAAGCCGACGAAGTCCACCAAGCCCGGCACGGACACCGGCAACGCCGCCTCCCCCGAGGACATCGTCACCGCCTACATCGCCGCGTACGAGAAGAAGGACTTCTCCACGGTCACCGCCGAGGCGTGCGAGCCCTACAAGAAGAAGTACGGCACCGACACGAGCTCGCTCGAGGACAAGCTGAGCAAGTACGAGGTCAAGGGCACGGCGAAGGGCGACCCCGAGGTCAAGGGGTCCGTCGCCACCGCGGAGATCGACTTGGTGCTGACCCCGGAAACGGGCGAGCCCAAGCCCGCCCACATTCGCATCAAGATCGTCAAGGAAGACGGCGTGTGGCGGTTCTGTGGAGAAGAAACCGCCTGA